The Zonotrichia albicollis isolate bZonAlb1 chromosome 21, bZonAlb1.hap1, whole genome shotgun sequence genome segment GTTCACACCAtggtttgttaaaaaaaaaaaacaaaactaaaagagaaattgttttttaaaaaatttgaaatCCATGGGTGGctcaaacatttttctttcaaatcttTCAGATTAAGACTGTACTTTTTTATTATATGGAGTATTTATGCTAAATGTTTTGTTGTAATGCACCCTTAACAGATCAATGGGGTGATGTGACTTAAACATTTGCAGgcatttatttttgaaatggaGAACTCCGTATTCATTctctgttttaaatattttaatttttctttcagattacTCTTTACATCTGTAGAAATGGACAGCAGCAGTTTCATTCAGTTTGATGTGCCGGAGTACAGCAACACTGTTCTGAGCCAGTTAAACGAACTCCGCTTGCAAGGGAAACTCTGTGACATAATCGTGCACATCCAGGGTCAGCCGTTCCGTGCCCATAAAGCTGTCTTAGCTGCCAGTTCTCCGTATTTCCGCGACCATTCAGCATTAAGCACCATGAGTGGCCTATCCATATCAGTTATTAAAAACCCCAATGTTTTTGAACAGTTGCTTTCTTTTTGTTACACTGGAAGGATGTCCTTGCAACTGAAGGACGTTGTCAGTTTTCTGACTGCAGCTAGCTTCCTACAGATGCAGTGTGTCATTGACAAGTGCACACAGATACTGGAGAGTATTCATTCAAAGATCAATGTTGGTGATGTTGATTCTGTTACTGTTGGTGCCGAAGAAAATTCAGAGAATCGTAATGGCGTTAAAGACAGCAGCTACTTTGCCAACCCTATTGAGATATCTCCTCCCTATTGCTCTCAGGTGCGACAGTCAACAGCAGGCAGCGACCTTCGGATGGAAACTACTCCAGGCAAAACTCTTCGTAGTCGTCTGCAAGAAGAAGGGCATTCAGACCGAGGCAGCAGCGGGAGTATCTCTGAATATGAGATTCAGATTGAAGGTGATCATGACCAAGGAGACCTGATAGTAAGGGAAAGTCAGATTGCAGAGGTGAAAGTTAAAATGGAAAAGTCTGACAGACCAAGCTGCTCTGATAGCTCTTCCCTTGGTGATGATGGATATCACACTGAAATGGTGGATGGAGAGCAGGTGGTCGCAGTAAACGTTGGTTCCTATGGGTCTGTCTTACAACATGTTTATTCATTTACTCATGCCTCATCACAGGCGACAGGTGTGTCAGAAACCTTTGGAAGCATGAGCAATACAAGTCCTTCAAGGTCAATGCTGAGCTGTTTCAGAGGGGGTCGTGCACGCCAAAAACGAGTACCTACAGGTCACTTGCATAGTGATGTCCAGGGCTTGGtgcaaggggctgacagtgaaTCAATGGTGAGTAATCCAGGATATGAAAATAGTccacgggaaagaaatgcaaGAGGTCATTGGTATCCATACAATGAGAGGCTAATTTGTATTTACTGTGGCAAGTCTTTCAACCAGAAAGGGAGCCTTGATCGACACATGCGATTGCACATGGGAATAACTCCTTTTGTGTGCAAGTTTTGTGGAAAGAAATATACCCGTAAGGACCAACTTGAGTATCATATTCGTGGTCACACAGATGACAAACCCTTTCGCTGTGAGATTTGtggaaaatgttttcctttccagGGTACACTAAACCAGCACTTGCGAAAAAATCACCCGGGGGTTACAGAAGTGAGAAACAGGGTTGAGTCTCCAGACAGAACAGAAGCGTTTGGGGAACAGAAAGTAGATAACGATGCTTCAGCTTCTGAAGCCATGGATTCTAGTATGGAAATTCATGCAATGTCTAACACATCTGATTAAAATCTTACATCTAAGTGAAACAGACAAGCACATTactaatgtatttttaaagtattttattcttttagtaatCTTCAGTACAAGTGTAACAGCCTTTTCATTTTCCCGACCTTCTGGAAATCAGTTAGAAATGGTTTCTGGAGAAGATTTCAGAAGTATTCTTTGTTTTTGAAAGAGGCTgaattgtttggggtttgttttttttgtatttgaagACACTCAGAATATAAAGACAGTGTACTGGGGAAAGGCTAGGAAGAGTCTGGTCAAATGTCCTCGCTGATTGATCTGGTGAGACGCAAATGCCAGTGGAGAAAGATATTAGAATAAGATtggcagctctgctgaatgttcAAAGAAGCTgtaatttcctttatttcttaaatcCTGTTGCTGGTAATGAGTTACACAGCAGTTGGGAGAGAGAATATTACAGCTTTGATTCCTCTCCTGTCACAGTGAAATCTGTTCACTCTTACTAACTGGCTTTGGTAGTGAgactttatatatataaatttgctttatatatataaaatgctTTCACTTTCCCTTTTCTGTGTCAAAGCTAATACCATATGCCACTTTATCAACCGTTAGGACTCCTCTCTGCTTAGGGTTTAGAACTTCGGACTTTGGTAGGATGGTTTTGATTTCAAACAAATGttgtttggttttcattttattaaacTATTACTTTGTGTGCAAAAGTGAGCAAAGTGAATTACTTTGTTTTAATAGCTTTGCTTTATAACATATGTAAACCAAATGCCATAAATCTATTAACTATGGTTAAATTGTTGAAAGGTTTTGTTAGTTGTCTAGAATGCAACCTGGACAACCTGTGGTGCTGAcctttttatatatatagagatagatatatctatatatatatagatatacacatatatatatatctatatattaaaaaaaaaatattagcaaACCTAAAAGTAGCATTGTGGTCTAAAATGTGTTTTTACTGGCCTCAGAATCTACCTTCATTTTGTACTGTAGAACCGTACCAGGTAATTAAACTTAACTTCATCACTCTTCATGGTTGGTTAAAACATGAGAGAGATGTAGTTTAAATCACAGTATTTCCGAGCAGTATTTTAATAGGTCTCTTCACAGAGAGCTGCTTTCAGGTGCACGTTGGCTTCCTACTTAAATTTCCGAGTGATATGCCAGCACTTGGAATTTGTACTTTTTTTGTATAGAAAAACAAATACTTTATGGGAATTTTGAGCAATATGTTATTTCATGTGTGAGTATTACAGAGTTGCTATGGCTTCTCTGTTTTTACAGTGGTTTTTTCTCTATAAAGAAGCTACCAACAACTTTAAAAATACTCTAAATCTTTTTTGTTTCACCAAATACGTGTTTTTAATATGGTGCTAACTTCATTATTTAGGTCAGTATAATATATAACATGTGAAACATAAtggtcaagggaaaaaaatccccaaaaacagacaaacaaaagcCCCCCTACACAAACCAACTTCCCAAGATCccaaccaaacagaaaaaaaaaaggaaaaaaaaggaaaaaaaaaagaagaaaggaaaaaaaaccaatccCATACCACAAAAAACCAATGGCTTAAAAGACCTCAAAAGCATGGGCTGGCAAACACTACTGTTTAACATTCTACCTGATGAACagaattaattattaaactaATCACATCATTCTTTAGAATACAGGTTTTATATTATTGGGTCCTATGTTTGTTTAGCTGATACTGAAAATCCGTTTGTGAACGTGCTGTTTAACTTACAAAAATTAGAGAATAAAAGTGCATTTCTAAATTATTGGAAAGAAAAAGGTAGGTTTGCTATCTTGTAAAACTTTTTGGCCTCTGTGAAGCTGGGACATATTTGTGCAGCGGCTTTATTAAATACACTAGTTCTTCATATTGTGACACTCTGCAATAAGAATTAATCTCTCAAACATGGATTTACAGAATAACCTCCAGCTGCTCAATTGGAGCAGTTTCAGTCAAATTAAGTGCATCATTTGCCTCTTTGTCCTAAAGCTGCCTAAGTAAAGAGGCTGGGGGTGGGGAGATGTTTCTCTCCTTGaagcaacaacagaaatttTGTTTCCAGTGAGGGAAGGGATAGTCTGTGTCTAAAGGCAGGTAGTCTGTATGTTTACTCACCTGAAAACATGGTGTTTCTGATACAGTTTTTTCCTTGAGTGTTTGTTTTAAGTAATTAAATGCAAAAAGTGTGTTTTGGTAAATTAAGTTTGAGACATGCAAAATCCAAGAAATGTACAGTTATTCTTAACCCTTTATCTTGAACCTGTGCTGTGGTGCCTTTGGTGtgaatttttccctggaaggatgACTTGAGGATAGCAGGATATGGGTACAAATTTATATTTCTTGAATTTCTGTGTCACAATCTTAGCATTATTTAAATCTAGTTCTTTGTATTTGTAAATGTATGAAAATGGTTTGAGTTTACCAAAGAGTGACTTATCCAAAATTGTCTCAGACAAAAGCAAACAAGAATACAACATCATGTTGATTGTACAGGTTCAGGTTCAAAACATTGTAACAGACTGTTAAAGGGCAGGAAATGATCAATTTTTCTACAAGCCGTGGTTCAGCAGTGTGCAAGTCCCTCCCCGCGCGGGCAGCGTTCTTGCCTCCAAGCCATAGTCCAGCTCTGCGGTCCGGCAGCGCTCCGGGCTCTGCCGGACACCGCCGTCACCCCTGGCCGCAGCACTGCCACTGTGCCTTGTCACATAGCGGGGTGCCAGGATCAGCACTGGCACAGACACGAGGCGTGACCACCGGGCAAAGGGTGGAAGCACTGTACAGTGTCTCGTGTCTGTGCAGTTCTTAGCACAGGGCTGTTACACATTTCATTTACAGTAAATGCAGAAGTCAATAGAATATGTGAAGAAAATAAGTAATGAAATTATACAGGCTGGTTCATAATTGAGTCTCTTCTTAATCTACCTTTTTAATTCTAGACAAATGTGAAAACAGTGACAGTGTCCTTTCCTCTAGATGCTTAACCTATTCTGACAAACTGTGAAAATAAAGGATTTTATACCTTTGCTAATGTTTCTGGTTTAAAACTattattttagttttctttATCAGTTATCTCCCATATTACTTCTTTTAAACTTGTAAATACGTTTAGAAAATAGCTTTGTAAATACTTACAAGTGTATTACAAGTTCAGTTTGGTCACTAAGGCGTCAAGATTGGCTCTGCTTTTTGAGTGTGAAATCTTTCTGTAGCATAAAGGATACTGTCAGTTCACTGTCAGCAGGGTAGACTGTAGGCCTAAATTTAGAGTTTTAATGCAGTCTTCTCCAGCATAAATACATGTTTTGTGCTGAAGTCTTTGGTTTACTTTAGACAAAACAATGAGGCCTCATAATGTTTAGGCTGAATTATGGGAAGAACGACAGGAATAAAATCAAGGGCTGGGAAAATATTGAATAAGCTTTAcctttaaatatatatatattattttaatttttgtattaG includes the following:
- the ZBTB34 gene encoding zinc finger and BTB domain-containing protein 34 isoform X1, with translation MDDVEICLFNWKSRLLFTSVEMDSSSFIQFDVPEYSNTVLSQLNELRLQGKLCDIIVHIQGQPFRAHKAVLAASSPYFRDHSALSTMSGLSISVIKNPNVFEQLLSFCYTGRMSLQLKDVVSFLTAASFLQMQCVIDKCTQILESIHSKINVGDVDSVTVGAEENSENRNGVKDSSYFANPIEISPPYCSQVRQSTAGSDLRMETTPGKTLRSRLQEEGHSDRGSSGSISEYEIQIEGDHDQGDLIVRESQIAEVKVKMEKSDRPSCSDSSSLGDDGYHTEMVDGEQVVAVNVGSYGSVLQHVYSFTHASSQATGVSETFGSMSNTSPSRSMLSCFRGGRARQKRVPTGHLHSDVQGLVQGADSESMVSNPGYENSPRERNARGHWYPYNERLICIYCGKSFNQKGSLDRHMRLHMGITPFVCKFCGKKYTRKDQLEYHIRGHTDDKPFRCEICGKCFPFQGTLNQHLRKNHPGVTEVRNRVESPDRTEAFGEQKVDNDASASEAMDSSMEIHAMSNTSD
- the ZBTB34 gene encoding zinc finger and BTB domain-containing protein 34 isoform X2; this translates as MDSSSFIQFDVPEYSNTVLSQLNELRLQGKLCDIIVHIQGQPFRAHKAVLAASSPYFRDHSALSTMSGLSISVIKNPNVFEQLLSFCYTGRMSLQLKDVVSFLTAASFLQMQCVIDKCTQILESIHSKINVGDVDSVTVGAEENSENRNGVKDSSYFANPIEISPPYCSQVRQSTAGSDLRMETTPGKTLRSRLQEEGHSDRGSSGSISEYEIQIEGDHDQGDLIVRESQIAEVKVKMEKSDRPSCSDSSSLGDDGYHTEMVDGEQVVAVNVGSYGSVLQHVYSFTHASSQATGVSETFGSMSNTSPSRSMLSCFRGGRARQKRVPTGHLHSDVQGLVQGADSESMVSNPGYENSPRERNARGHWYPYNERLICIYCGKSFNQKGSLDRHMRLHMGITPFVCKFCGKKYTRKDQLEYHIRGHTDDKPFRCEICGKCFPFQGTLNQHLRKNHPGVTEVRNRVESPDRTEAFGEQKVDNDASASEAMDSSMEIHAMSNTSD